Proteins encoded in a region of the Coffea eugenioides isolate CCC68of chromosome 4, Ceug_1.0, whole genome shotgun sequence genome:
- the LOC113767550 gene encoding 60S ribosomal protein L13a-2-like, with protein sequence MIPHKIKRGAAALARLKVYEGVPPPYDKTKRMVIPDALKVLRLQAGHKYCLLGRLSSEVGWNYADTIRELEAKRKKRDLAEELKLAARSRNPPSSPVDLHRQELYILLILEVSKKISSTAYMSAQKLWL encoded by the exons ATGATTCCGCATAAAATCAAGAGAGGAGCAGCTGCCCTGGCGAGGTTGAAGGTGTACGAGGGAGTACCTCCGCCTTATGATAAAACCAAGAGGATGGTTATCCCTGATGCTCTCAAGGTTTTGAGGCTCCAGGCTGGTCACAAGTACTGTTTGCTGGGTCGGCTATCGTCTGAAGTTGGGTGGAACTACGCTGATACAATCAGGGAGCTAGAGGCTAAGAGAAAGAAGAGGGACTTGGCGGAGGAATTGAAGCTCGCCGCACGCTCACGGAACCCACCATCATCGCCCGTGGATCTTCATCGTCAAGAGCTCT ATATATTGCTCATTTTGGAGGTTTCGAAGAAGATTAGCAGTACGGCTTACATGTCGGCTCAAAAACTGTGGTTATAG
- the LOC113768216 gene encoding putative cysteine proteinase inhibitor 7, whose protein sequence is MTEVATNFQMADITANHQITEVANNYMKEFQSTEVDAILKQAGETKLIVPGGWTPVNPLDPHIQELGRFAVDEHNKTTKNKLVFVAVVAGLQKPLGFATLYWLLIAAKDSKGKLGLYKALVIEYLTGVKKLLYFGAVPFVIKNKD, encoded by the exons ATGACTGAAGTCGCAACCAACTTCCAAATGGCTGATATTACAGCCAACCACCAAATAACTGAAGTGGCAAACAACTACA TGAAGGAATTCCAGTCTACCGAAGTCGATGCTATACTTAAGCAAGCTGGAGAG ACCAAATTAATTGTGCCTGGTGGTTGGACTCCAGTGAACCCTCTAGACCCTCACATTCAAGAGCTCGGAAGATTTGCAGTGGATGAGCACAACAAGACGACAAAGAACAAACTGGTGTTTGTGGCTGTGGTTGCTGGCTTGCAGAAACCACTTGGATTTGCCACTCTGTACTGGCTCCTTATTGCAGCTAAGGATAGCAAGGGCAAGTTAGGTCTCTATAAGGCACTGGTCATAGAATACCTAACTGGGGTGAAGAAACTCTTATACTTTGGGGCTGTGCCCTTTGTTATTAAGAACAAGGACTGA